The following DNA comes from Cellulophaga sp. HaHa_2_95.
TCGACTTTCTTAATTTCTGCGACAATACGTTTTTCCCACTTATTCCATTTATCTATGTCTGGTATGAATAATGCGGTTTTATTAGGTCCTTGAATCTTATAGCCAACGGTTTCAGAATATTCATCGCGGTGGGGTACTAAAAAAGGAGTCACTGTTAGATTTTGAGAAAGTGAAATTGATTGTTCATTGTCAATGAGAGTCAATTTAATATTGTTATTTAAAACAAGCTGACTCCAAGGGCCATTTATCTCTAGATATTTCTTCATTCTAGGCATAGCAAATACAGCAACATTGTTTGCATTGGTAGCTTCTTTACCTAAATACATTAATCCGGCGTAATGACCAATATGCGCATGGGTTAAGAAAATTCCGTCTACCATTTCCTTTTGCGTATTATCTTTTACCAAGGCCTTCATTTGCCTTGTGATATCAGGAGTAGCTTCAAATAAGTATTTTTTACCATGGTCATTATCAACCAAGCCCAATGCAACCACTTGTCTATTCTTGTCTGGATGTTCAAATAAATCTTTACAGCAGTCTTTTGTACAACCTATATGAGGGGAACCAGCATCTTGAATCGTTCCTAGAATCTTTAGAAATGTACTTCCTTGGTATTGTGTCTCTTCTGCTTCTTTAGTCAGTGTCTCTGTTGTTTTTGTTTTCTGGGGAGATTGCTGATTTCCGCAAGAATAGGCTAAAAACAGGAGTAGTACTCTGTAAGCGTATTTCATTTTTGGTTGATTTATTAGTAATGAGGTTGTTATTCTTGTTTTATTTTCAATAAGACAGCTTTACCGTTTTCATTTTCCGGATTCAATTCAATAGATTTCTCATACATTTTAATAGCTTCTGATTTATTATTAGATAGTAATAAAGCTTCGCCATAACTATCAAAAGCATTAGAACTATCAGGAAATAGCATCGTACTCAATTTAAAAACCTGTAAAGCTTTTTCTATTTCTTGATTGTTTATAAATGTATATCCCCAATCATTCAAATCACTTTCTGAATGCTTCATTTCCGTTTCTGTCTTTTTAGCGGCAATAGCTAATACAATGGCATTATCCAATGCTTTTTCTAACACTACTTTTTTATCGTTCTCATTTAACGTGTGTGCGTATGCTTTAATAATTGCATTAATGACTAGCCCAGGATTATCTAAATGTATATTGTGACCGCTTCCTTCAGCAATAAGTTGTACCCGATTGGGTTGCGCCTCCACGAAATCTTTATGTGCGTTTTGTACGAGTGCCCAGTAAAAATCAGGAAACCCTCTATTAATTGGTGACGTAATATCTATAACAGGTACGTTAGCCGGAAAATCAATTGTACGTAATAGTTTAACGGTTTCAGGATAGGTTGTTCCAAGATAATAACTGCCCAGTGTCTCAGGAGTTTTAGGAGGAACTCCCTGTGCACCCATCATTTGAAGTACTTCGTCAGTATAATGTGCTACTAAATTGGCATCTATCCGTACGACATATTTTACGTCGTTCGGATGACGGGATGCGTAAAGCGTTGTATAAAATCCGCCATAGGAATGAGGAACTAAAATAAGGTCCTTGTTATAACCCAGCTTTGAAAGCCCTGTCTCCAGTTCTGTAATTCCGTTGAGTATACCAAAATCTGAATCATTTTTTAGCATTGGGTTTACCTCACTTTTTCCAAATCCTGATCGGTCATAGGTGATTAACGTGGTGCCTGTAACCGTATGTATTTTCTCTAATAGGTGGTCCCAAACAGTACCATCACTATCTGCTCCTGATTCAAAAAGAATTGGAGTTCCTTCTCCTTTTATTATCTTGAAATGCATATGGTAACTTCCAACATCTACGAGTGTATCTAAGGTTTGAGCATGCATGGCAAAAGGTAAAAACAAAATAAAAAAGAATTTAAAATAGAAGTGTCTCATGGGTGTGGTCATTTAAATTATGTAAAAAAAGTTTAACTATCAGCGCTGCATGAGGAAATGGTTTACTCTTTTCGGCATACTAATGTTCAAAAAAATAAATAGGTCACAAAAGTTATACCACACATAGTAAATATCCGTTAATTTTCAAATAAACGGCCAAGCATTATTGCGATTAATCTAGGATGTATTCTATTGCTTGTTATATTGGAGCAAGCTATCTAAGGTTTTACGGATATTAGTGGGTGCTTGTATTCATTTTTCAGGTAGACTGATTATAAACGCTGTGCCTTGCCCCAATGTGCTTTGTATTTTGATAGACCCTTCTAGTTTTTCAACCAGTGTTTTAATTATTGCCAGACCTAATCCGTGAGAACTTTCACCATCGGTTGGTTGTGCAGAGAGTTTTTGAAACATTTTAAAGGCTCTTTTTTTATCAACTTCAGACATACCAGGACCATAATCCTTAAATGAAATATGGACGAGACCATTACTAGAATTAACAGATAAATCAATGATACTACCTTTATCTGAAAATTTTATAGCGTTGGTCATCAGGTTATCAAAAATGCGGGTTATCAGTTTTTGGTCCGCATGAATTATCAGTGGTTTGTTATCAACAAATTTTCTTAGTTTTTGATCTTTTTTATCCAATCGAGTGATATAGCTTTTTTCCCATTCGTCAATAAATTCAGAAAGCTCTATGTCTGCTAATTCAATTGTTTTTTCAGGGTGATTAACGTTACTCATAAACAGCAAATCTGTGATTAAACTATTGCCACTGTTTACAGACTTATTAATGTATTTTAGATATGTTTTTTGCTCTTCATCCAAATTTTCATTACTCTCCAGTAATTGGGTAAGTCCATGAATATTGTTCAGAGGACTCCGGAGATCATGGGCCATAATCCCGATGATTCCATCTTTTTCTCTATCTAGCTCTTCTAGCTTTTTGTTGTTACGTACTAATTCTTTAGTTTGCTTGGTCACCTCCTTTTGAAGGATGGTTTTTGTTCTCTTTAACCTTTTAATCCGTAAATAATAGAAGGAAAAAAGCGATCCTATTATGAGTAAAAGACTAAGTATTCTAAACCATAGTGTTTTATACCAAGGTGGACTAATAGTAATGGTTAGTGAGGTCTCTTGTTCATTCCAGACCCCTTCGTTGTTAGATCCTTTTATCTTCAAAACATATGTTTTTGGATCTAAGTTGGTAAAAGTCAAATCATGCTTACTACCATATTCAATCCATTGACCGTTAAATCCTTCTAGTTTGTATTTGTATTTATTGAACTGTGAATTGGTGAATTCTAGTGCTGAAAATTCAAACGTGATATTATTTTGGCTATAGGGTAAATCCATGCTTTTTAATTCGGAAATGCTTTGATCAAAAGACATAGATTCATTATTGATCTTAATCTCTGTAAAAACGACATTCGGAATGTATGGATTACTTTTTATATCACTAGGATTAAATATGGTAAATCCAGCGGTACCTCCAACAATTAGGTTTCCATCTAATCCTAGCGTATGCCCCCCCATATCTAAGATGTTATTTCCAGGAATCGTAATATTTTTGAATTGTATCTTTTCAGGGTCTGTTTTTGATAACCCGTTCGGTGTAGTCAGCCATACATTTCCATCACTACCAGGGAGAATACCAAAGATGATATTGCTAGGTAGGCCATTTTCGGTGCTGTAGTTCTTAAAATTTTTAGTTTCTGGATTAAAAAGCGCTAAACCACTTCGAGTTCCAATCCATAAGTTATTGTTCTCGTCCCGGTACAGAGAACGAACTTTGTTTCCAATAATGCAGTTTGTACACCCCTCTTCATATTCATAGGATTCTAATGTAAGAGTATGCATATTTAACAAGAGTAATCCGCGATCACTGCCAATATATACTTCTGAATCAGAGGCTTTAAGCATGCATTTTACGTCTAAATTAAATAAGTCGGTATTAGGGTCATTATTGGTGTAGATACGTTTAAGTTCTTCATTGTTAGTATTGTAGGTAATCAGACCAGCCCCTACGGTTCCAATTAATAATTGGCCGGCTTCAAGCTCATAAATACTTTGAATATGACCTACTTTAGTGGCCAAGGGGCTATCAGCAAAGCCTAGTGCTAAGCTAAATTTATCAAGTTTTTTATTGTAGGTATAGAGTCCGCCACTTTGGGTACCTACCCATATGGTATTATTTTGAGAACGATAAATAGCACGGATTTTCGTAGTATTTACATCAGCTCTGTAATTAAAATCTTCTATATAATTTCTATACAGCTTAGACTCAGGATTAAACCTGCTGAGGCCATTGTTGGTGCCTATCCATATAGTGCCGTCTGGGTCTTGCAACATTGCCCGGACATTATTATTTACTAACGAATTACGATCGTCATTATCTTTCTCCCAATGATGAAAATTTAGATTTTTTAGATTGAATTTGTTCAAACCATTACCGGTGGTGGCCATCCATATGTTTCTGGATTTATCTACGAGTACATCTTCGATGGAATTGCTGCCAATTTTATAGGCGGAGTTGCCATCGGTTTTGTAAATAGTGGTCTCGTGAGTTGCTATATTATAATTTATTAAGCCATTTCCATTTGTGCATAGCCAAATGCTTCCGTTTTGGTCATTATAAATTTTCCAGATGCACATATCGCTAACGGCACTTTTATATTTGCCATCTAATGACATAGGGGTAAAGGGGCTAGTTCGGGTATTTAATATGGCTAATCCATTATCAGTACCTACCCATAGCATTCCTTTTGAAAAATACAAATCGTTTATAAATTCAGAAGGAAGTACATTTTTATTGGAATCATTTAAATGAGGTCGAGAGAATTTACCAGTGGAGGGAATAAAGTAATACAGTCCTTGAAACTCATCTCCAATCCAAAGATTTCCTTTCTCATCCTCTGTGATTGCTTTCAGAGAAAATTCACAATGTTGACATTCATTAGGTTGAATCCAATGTTGAAAGCTTAGCTTATCACGATCCATTAAATTTAAACCATTTTTTGTGCCTAACCACAATCTTGACTGGCTGTCCTCGTATATGCGATGAACTACGTTGCTACTGATAGACGTGGAGTCATTTTTTTTATGAGTGAATCTTGTGATAACATCGGTAGCTGTGTTGTAATGATTAAGTCCGCCACCTTCAGTACCAATCCATATATTACCTTCTTTATCTTCTAGAAGACTTGTAACCCAATTTTCTGAGATTGTATTACTATTGTTTGGGTCATACTTAAATATTTTGGATTGATATCCGTCGTAACGATTCAATCCGTTATTGGAGCCAATCCATATAAACCCTTTAGAGTCTTCAATAACACAAGTAGGATAATTGGAAGATAAGCCATTCTCAATTCCAATTTTTTCTAAAAATTGATTTTTAGACTGCGCATTAAGGTTCATTGCTATAAGTATAAAAAATACTGTGGCAAAGAATATATTGGAGGGGGGGTGCTGCATCTGTCAGTTAGTTTTTTTGGTAGAAGAATCATTAAATACCATCAAAAAGAAAACGTAAAGTTATTCTTTTTAAGAAATGTATTGTATCAATCATCTTTATCCATTTCTAAAGATATAAAAAGTGCACCTAATTTTATAGTTTTATTAACATCTAAAGTTTGAACCTCTTTCCTTATATAATAAATAAAATTTGGTTTTTCGAACAAAAGAGATGTCAAGCAATTTTTAATATGGTGTAAAATAGTCAAAACAATTACAGCATATATCTCTAAGTTTAGTCCGTAAATTTGGGCTTAGTTTTAAAGTTAAATTTTATTTCTGAGGATAAATAAGAGAAAGTTAAAGTATTTACAAACCGTTCAGGATACTTTATGAAATAATAATAGTCCTAATGCTCTTACCTCTTGAAAGATATTTTTGCTTAGCATGCTTAATGCTGGTTTATACCAAACCTCTTGGGCATTAAGATAACTGAAATTCTACTTTTTAATGTGTCACCACCATAAAAAATCAGGATGAGATGAAATTAATTATGTTAAAATTTTTTTAAAATAGCGATTGAGTTAATACACCTATCGTGAATCTTATATTTTCATAAAAACTTTAATCATGAAGAAAACTACTACCTTATTATTTATTACGATTGCAACGGTATTCTTTAGCTGTAAATCTAAAGAGAAGAATAAAATAGAAGTCTCTGAAGACGTGAAAGCGATGATTTCTGAACAGCCTGCGGATACCGTTCAAACAGCTGTTGGTGCACTTATTCTCCCAAAACCATATGCAACAGAATCCGTAAGTAAACAAAATAAGCTTGTAGATTGGCCCGCAGGTAAAATGCCAACGGCTCCAGAAGGATTTGAAGTGACAAAATTTGCAGACGGATTCCAAAACCCGCGTTGGACCTATATTGGCACAAACGGCGATATATTTGTTTGTGAGGCCAATACCAAAAATAGTGCTGGACGAATTACTTTGTTAAGAGATGCTAATAACGATGGTAGGATTGAAATGCGAGAAACTTTTCTTGAAGAATTGAAACAACCTTTGGGAATGTTAATTATTAAGGATAATTTTTACGTAGCAAATACAGATGGTCTGTATCGATATCCTTACGAAGCCGGACAAACTAAATTGAACCCTTCTGAGGGAAAAAAAATTGTAAACCTTCCTGCTGGGGGGTATAATAATCACTGGACACGAAATATAATTACCAATAAAGCCGAAGATAAAATCTATATTTCAGTAGGTTCTGCAAGTAACGTTGCCGAATATGGTATGGAAGAAGAGGTTCGTCGTGCAAATATTTTGGAAGTCGATTTGGATGGAGGAAACGAATTAATATATGCTAGTGGACTCAGAAATCCAGTAGGGATGGACTGGAATCCTATAAACGGTGAGTTATGGACTGCTGTGAATGAACGTGATAAAATTGGAGATAATTTGGTGCCCGATTATGTAACTAGTGTAAAACAAGGCGGTTTTTATGGTTGGCCTTATGCGTACTACGGTGATATACCAGACCCTAGATTAAAAGGCGCTGCGCCAGATTTAGTGGCAAAAACTATTGTGCCAGATGTATCTGTAGGCTCACATACTGCTTCTTTGGGTTTAACTTTTTATGATCAAGATAGTTTTCCAGAAAAATATAAGAATGGCATTTTTGTAGGACAACATGGTTCTTGGAACCGCTCGGAGCTTTCTGGATATCGCGTAGTTTTTATTCCTTTTAAAGAGGGCAAACCAATCTCGGAACCTGAAGACTTTCTTACCGGATTTATTGCTGAAAATAGTGATACCGAAGTATACGGAAGGCCTGTTTGTGTTACCGTAACGCCAACCGGAGATTTATTAGTAAATGACGATTCTGGAAATACCATCTGGAAAGTAAGTTATAGCAATTAGTTACCGATCATCAACTTCACCATCTTATGAAATTTTTACCAGTACATTTAATAATGGCGGCTATTTTTGTAATAGCTACCATCAACAAAATATATGCTCAAAATATTAACGGTCGCGTCATTGACGAAAAAGATGCTCCCATTTCACATGTGACCGTTTTACGGGATTCCAAAATAATTGCTACAACAAATGAAAATGGTGTTTTTAATATTGGAGAAATAATGAAGTTACCTTTTAAAATAGAACTTCAACATCCAAATTATTACAGTAAAGAATTTGTATTATCGGAAAACAGTATTGTATTTCGGCTGTCTGCTCTAGAAAAAACAGAAGCTCTTGAGGAAGTGATAATATCATCTACCTATCAAAAGCAAAGTAAGGTTATTATTCCAACGGCTAGGACAACAGCAATTAAACTGGATCAATACAGTCCTATTAATTTAGTCTCTGCAATAAATGAGACACCTGGGGTTTATATACAAAGCGGTGCCCTGAATACAAATAGAATTGTAATCCGTGGGGTAGGATCTCGCACCTTATATGGAACAAATAAAATAAGAGCTTATTTTAATGGTATTCCCATTACTAATGGAGCTGGATCTACAGCTATTGATGCTTTTAACTCAGAAGATATTACAGATATAGAAGTAGTAAAAGGCCCAAAAGCTACTCAGTATGGGACTAATTTAGGGGGGACTATATTATTGAATTCTAAACAAGCTTCAGCCGGTGAAACCTATCTAAAATCCAACAATACCTTAGGAAGCTATGGTTTGATGAAAAACAGTATTTCTGTAGCAACCGCAGCTAATAACTCGACATTCAATCTGAATTATGATCATATGGAGTTTGATGGTTTTCGAGATAATAGCAGGTATGAGAGGAGCACTATTCTATTAAATTCTAGCTACTCTTTTGATGATAAAAATGATGTAGGTGTGTTATTTAATTATACCGATTATAACGCGCAAATTCCGAGTTCTATCGGCAAGACAGCCTTTGAAGAGGACCCAAGCCAAGCGGCATTTACTTGGGGTGCTGCACAAGGTTACGAGGATAATAAGCAAGTGCTTGCGGGGCTTCATTATACCCATCTATTTTCCAAAAATTTTAGTAATACAACGGCTATTTTTTACCATTATTTAGATCATTATGAACCACGACCATTTAATATTTTAGACGAATTCACTAATGGTTATGGGATGCGTACGCTCTTTGCAAAAGACTTCATTTTTGTAAGTAATAAGGCAAATTTAAGTTTCGGAGGGGAGTTTTACAGGGATCAATACAATTGGAAGACAATACAGAATTTATATGAGGATACTAATGGGAATGGTAGTTTAGAAGGTGCCCTACTTAGTGATAATATAGAGAACCGCAGCAACTTAAATATTTTTGCCACAGTAACACTGCCTTTTACGGATAAATTAAAAGCGCAGTTCGGGGTAAATATCAACAAGACCAATTATGATTTTATAGATGTGTTTAATACTGGAGCGGATAATAAGGATGCTAAGCGTAATTTTGATCCAATTTTTGCTCCAAACCTAAACGTACTTTATCAAATAACTCCAAGTACAAATGTTTATGCTAATGTAAGCCGTGGATTTAATTATCCGTCAATTGAAGAAACACTAACCCCAGAAGGTGTTATCAATTCCGAACTGGGGCCGGAGGTCGGTTTTAATTACGAAGTAGGTAATGAGTTCTATGCGTTTAATCGCGCGTTACATTTTCAGTTTTCAGCTTATTTGCTAGATATCAATAATTTATTGGTGGCAGAGCGAGTGGATGATGATCAGTATATTGGTAGAAATGCAGGAAAAACAGAACATAAGGGATTCGAAATTTCCATGTCATACACGCATTCCTTTATAAATGGCTTAAGTATCTCTCCATATATTAATGCCGAAATCACACAGCATAGATTTATTGATTTTGTAGATAGAACAGCTAATTATTCAGGTAATGAACTAACAGGAGTGCCTAAAGATAAAGCAAACGGAGGAATACGTTTTGGACTCAAAAATTTTAGTCTGAATACTAATGTACTTCATATAGGAACTATGCCTCTTAATGATGCCAATACATTGTATTCGGATGCATATACTATTTTTAATGCTAAGTTATCCTACAAAAATAATATTACAGATCATCTTACCATTGGAGTTAATGCAGGTGTAAATAATTTTACGGATGAAGCCTATGCTTCATCCATTCTTATAAATGCCGTAGGGTTTGGTGGTGCAGAACCTCGTTATTATTATCCTGGAATGCCGAGAAATTGGTTTGGAGGAGTAAAGATTGAATATACACTTTAAGTACTGACAATATACATATGTACTGATTTTAAGGTTTCAAGATATATAAAACTTAATCGGATATTCTAAGAATAATGGTGCTCTCTCAAAAATCGCTTTCATCAAGGTGGAATTTCGGGACGAAATAATTTAGATACAAAATCATTCCTATG
Coding sequences within:
- a CDS encoding MBL fold metallo-hydrolase, giving the protein MKYAYRVLLLFLAYSCGNQQSPQKTKTTETLTKEAEETQYQGSTFLKILGTIQDAGSPHIGCTKDCCKDLFEHPDKNRQVVALGLVDNDHGKKYLFEATPDITRQMKALVKDNTQKEMVDGIFLTHAHIGHYAGLMYLGKEATNANNVAVFAMPRMKKYLEINGPWSQLVLNNNIKLTLIDNEQSISLSQNLTVTPFLVPHRDEYSETVGYKIQGPNKTALFIPDIDKWNKWEKRIVAEIKKVDYAFLDATFYSGKEIDNRDISQIPHPFIIESLERFKALDSLNRNKVIFIHFNHTNPAINLDSKEAKNILEKGFNIAKINDIYGL
- a CDS encoding alpha/beta fold hydrolase, coding for MRHFYFKFFFILFLPFAMHAQTLDTLVDVGSYHMHFKIIKGEGTPILFESGADSDGTVWDHLLEKIHTVTGTTLITYDRSGFGKSEVNPMLKNDSDFGILNGITELETGLSKLGYNKDLILVPHSYGGFYTTLYASRHPNDVKYVVRIDANLVAHYTDEVLQMMGAQGVPPKTPETLGSYYLGTTYPETVKLLRTIDFPANVPVIDITSPINRGFPDFYWALVQNAHKDFVEAQPNRVQLIAEGSGHNIHLDNPGLVINAIIKAYAHTLNENDKKVVLEKALDNAIVLAIAAKKTETEMKHSESDLNDWGYTFINNQEIEKALQVFKLSTMLFPDSSNAFDSYGEALLLSNNKSEAIKMYEKSIELNPENENGKAVLLKIKQE
- a CDS encoding two-component regulator propeller domain-containing protein, which gives rise to MNLNAQSKNQFLEKIGIENGLSSNYPTCVIEDSKGFIWIGSNNGLNRYDGYQSKIFKYDPNNSNTISENWVTSLLEDKEGNIWIGTEGGGLNHYNTATDVITRFTHKKNDSTSISSNVVHRIYEDSQSRLWLGTKNGLNLMDRDKLSFQHWIQPNECQHCEFSLKAITEDEKGNLWIGDEFQGLYYFIPSTGKFSRPHLNDSNKNVLPSEFINDLYFSKGMLWVGTDNGLAILNTRTSPFTPMSLDGKYKSAVSDMCIWKIYNDQNGSIWLCTNGNGLINYNIATHETTIYKTDGNSAYKIGSNSIEDVLVDKSRNIWMATTGNGLNKFNLKNLNFHHWEKDNDDRNSLVNNNVRAMLQDPDGTIWIGTNNGLSRFNPESKLYRNYIEDFNYRADVNTTKIRAIYRSQNNTIWVGTQSGGLYTYNKKLDKFSLALGFADSPLATKVGHIQSIYELEAGQLLIGTVGAGLITYNTNNEELKRIYTNNDPNTDLFNLDVKCMLKASDSEVYIGSDRGLLLLNMHTLTLESYEYEEGCTNCIIGNKVRSLYRDENNNLWIGTRSGLALFNPETKNFKNYSTENGLPSNIIFGILPGSDGNVWLTTPNGLSKTDPEKIQFKNITIPGNNILDMGGHTLGLDGNLIVGGTAGFTIFNPSDIKSNPYIPNVVFTEIKINNESMSFDQSISELKSMDLPYSQNNITFEFSALEFTNSQFNKYKYKLEGFNGQWIEYGSKHDLTFTNLDPKTYVLKIKGSNNEGVWNEQETSLTITISPPWYKTLWFRILSLLLIIGSLFSFYYLRIKRLKRTKTILQKEVTKQTKELVRNNKKLEELDREKDGIIGIMAHDLRSPLNNIHGLTQLLESNENLDEEQKTYLKYINKSVNSGNSLITDLLFMSNVNHPEKTIELADIELSEFIDEWEKSYITRLDKKDQKLRKFVDNKPLIIHADQKLITRIFDNLMTNAIKFSDKGSIIDLSVNSSNGLVHISFKDYGPGMSEVDKKRAFKMFQKLSAQPTDGESSHGLGLAIIKTLVEKLEGSIKIQSTLGQGTAFIISLPEK
- a CDS encoding sorbosone dehydrogenase family protein gives rise to the protein MKKTTTLLFITIATVFFSCKSKEKNKIEVSEDVKAMISEQPADTVQTAVGALILPKPYATESVSKQNKLVDWPAGKMPTAPEGFEVTKFADGFQNPRWTYIGTNGDIFVCEANTKNSAGRITLLRDANNDGRIEMRETFLEELKQPLGMLIIKDNFYVANTDGLYRYPYEAGQTKLNPSEGKKIVNLPAGGYNNHWTRNIITNKAEDKIYISVGSASNVAEYGMEEEVRRANILEVDLDGGNELIYASGLRNPVGMDWNPINGELWTAVNERDKIGDNLVPDYVTSVKQGGFYGWPYAYYGDIPDPRLKGAAPDLVAKTIVPDVSVGSHTASLGLTFYDQDSFPEKYKNGIFVGQHGSWNRSELSGYRVVFIPFKEGKPISEPEDFLTGFIAENSDTEVYGRPVCVTVTPTGDLLVNDDSGNTIWKVSYSN
- a CDS encoding TonB-dependent receptor domain-containing protein, producing the protein MKFLPVHLIMAAIFVIATINKIYAQNINGRVIDEKDAPISHVTVLRDSKIIATTNENGVFNIGEIMKLPFKIELQHPNYYSKEFVLSENSIVFRLSALEKTEALEEVIISSTYQKQSKVIIPTARTTAIKLDQYSPINLVSAINETPGVYIQSGALNTNRIVIRGVGSRTLYGTNKIRAYFNGIPITNGAGSTAIDAFNSEDITDIEVVKGPKATQYGTNLGGTILLNSKQASAGETYLKSNNTLGSYGLMKNSISVATAANNSTFNLNYDHMEFDGFRDNSRYERSTILLNSSYSFDDKNDVGVLFNYTDYNAQIPSSIGKTAFEEDPSQAAFTWGAAQGYEDNKQVLAGLHYTHLFSKNFSNTTAIFYHYLDHYEPRPFNILDEFTNGYGMRTLFAKDFIFVSNKANLSFGGEFYRDQYNWKTIQNLYEDTNGNGSLEGALLSDNIENRSNLNIFATVTLPFTDKLKAQFGVNINKTNYDFIDVFNTGADNKDAKRNFDPIFAPNLNVLYQITPSTNVYANVSRGFNYPSIEETLTPEGVINSELGPEVGFNYEVGNEFYAFNRALHFQFSAYLLDINNLLVAERVDDDQYIGRNAGKTEHKGFEISMSYTHSFINGLSISPYINAEITQHRFIDFVDRTANYSGNELTGVPKDKANGGIRFGLKNFSLNTNVLHIGTMPLNDANTLYSDAYTIFNAKLSYKNNITDHLTIGVNAGVNNFTDEAYASSILINAVGFGGAEPRYYYPGMPRNWFGGVKIEYTL